From Leptolyngbya sp. KIOST-1, one genomic window encodes:
- a CDS encoding DJ-1/PfpI family protein, with product MLQRKYRLAYRHRYVHYELIQGEQTMVAKILMLVGDFVEDYEVMVPFQALQMVGHTVHAVCPNKKSGEFVRTAIHDFEGDQTYSEKPGHNFTLNATFADANPADYDALVIPGGRAPEYLRLNHDVIAAVQHFAQANKPIAAICHGAQLLAAAGVLNGKRCSAYPACGPDVNAAGGKYAEVPVTEAVVDGNLVTAPAWPAHPRWLAEFLTVLGTRVEHAELVTA from the coding sequence GTGCTCCAGAGAAAATATCGGCTGGCCTACCGTCATAGATATGTTCACTATGAACTCATTCAAGGAGAACAGACCATGGTGGCTAAGATCCTGATGCTGGTTGGTGACTTCGTTGAAGATTATGAGGTGATGGTACCCTTTCAGGCACTACAGATGGTGGGCCATACCGTTCATGCCGTGTGCCCAAACAAAAAGTCCGGTGAGTTTGTACGCACGGCCATCCACGACTTTGAGGGCGACCAGACCTACTCTGAAAAGCCTGGGCACAACTTTACTCTGAATGCCACCTTTGCTGATGCAAATCCTGCTGACTACGATGCTCTGGTCATTCCTGGTGGCCGCGCCCCAGAGTACCTCCGCCTCAACCATGATGTGATCGCTGCTGTTCAGCACTTTGCCCAGGCCAACAAGCCGATCGCGGCTATCTGTCATGGGGCTCAACTCCTGGCCGCTGCTGGAGTGCTCAATGGCAAACGCTGCTCTGCCTATCCAGCCTGCGGCCCAGACGTGAATGCAGCAGGCGGAAAGTATGCTGAGGTGCCTGTTACTGAGGCCGTTGTTGACGGCAACCTGGTGACAGCTCCCGCTTGGCCTGCTCACCCCCGGTGGTTAGCTGAATTTTTGACGGTTCTGGGGACTCGGGTTGAACATGCTGAGTTGGTGACAGCTTAG
- a CDS encoding lipase family alpha/beta hydrolase, which produces MKKTLVAYVPGIGMKTSAWNPLIKRLQNELNDVTDLGEIEWAGWNHGCQPLSAIPLMTVSQRFCDWLDSKWFTSGGYEKIILIGHSIGGIIARQAYLLSTGIEPGRPASDWWKAVDRFILLAAVNRGIKPNRPWLKIYDLLLELLSAVSLGKKMTGQDGMFGSEFITNLRLQWIKFMASLPDEAVPTVVQILGRDDSVVTRDDSIDLEQFPHAFHIPVPEVGHGILPLIERGKNGELRFQIFRDSILGLNLSKRSEETKKLLRKRNVVFILHGIRASNRGWVSQLAELIEQTLPDTEVIQSSYGYLSALEFLLPWLHRRPLRWFHNKYADYFAANPNANFYFIGHSNGTYILGHSLLELTGMQFQRIILAGSVLPTNYPWREIYKRGQYKELRNDQANLDFPVGFLCGGLNGLGRKDIGKGGYEGFEDDDNSIFQYAFHEGDHGAALHRNNLVSFLDFIINGKDASKPANLAEEKEKFSLLTRVAPWIFRVIVLVLIGLFAVSIITQSVLLFCVLVGALVFIGIIFKVL; this is translated from the coding sequence ATGAAGAAAACACTGGTTGCTTATGTGCCGGGCATTGGAATGAAGACAAGTGCCTGGAATCCACTGATTAAACGGCTACAGAATGAACTCAATGATGTCACAGATTTAGGAGAAATAGAGTGGGCTGGATGGAATCATGGCTGCCAGCCGCTAAGTGCTATACCCCTGATGACTGTCTCCCAGCGTTTTTGTGATTGGCTAGATTCAAAATGGTTTACCTCGGGTGGCTACGAAAAGATTATTTTGATTGGTCATAGCATCGGAGGTATTATCGCTCGCCAAGCTTACCTACTCTCAACAGGCATAGAGCCAGGTAGACCGGCTTCAGATTGGTGGAAGGCAGTTGATAGGTTTATCTTGTTGGCTGCGGTTAATCGAGGCATCAAGCCCAATCGTCCTTGGCTTAAAATTTACGATTTACTGCTTGAACTACTCAGCGCAGTATCCCTCGGCAAAAAAATGACGGGTCAGGATGGGATGTTCGGCAGTGAGTTCATCACAAACCTGAGACTGCAATGGATAAAGTTCATGGCTTCCCTCCCCGATGAAGCAGTCCCAACAGTTGTTCAAATCTTGGGAAGAGATGACAGTGTTGTAACGAGGGATGACAGCATAGATTTAGAGCAGTTTCCCCATGCCTTTCATATTCCTGTACCAGAAGTGGGGCATGGAATTTTGCCGTTAATTGAACGGGGCAAAAATGGGGAGCTTAGATTTCAAATTTTCCGAGATTCTATTTTGGGCTTAAACCTATCTAAGCGATCCGAAGAAACGAAGAAGCTTTTACGCAAAAGGAATGTGGTCTTTATCCTGCACGGGATACGGGCTTCAAATCGTGGTTGGGTCAGTCAATTAGCTGAGCTTATTGAGCAAACGCTACCCGACACTGAGGTAATTCAATCGAGCTATGGGTATCTATCAGCCCTTGAGTTTTTGCTTCCCTGGCTTCACCGCCGTCCGCTACGTTGGTTTCACAACAAATATGCAGACTATTTTGCAGCCAACCCAAATGCAAACTTCTACTTTATAGGTCACAGCAACGGAACCTATATTCTAGGTCATTCTCTCCTAGAGCTAACAGGTATGCAATTTCAGAGAATTATTCTGGCGGGCAGCGTTTTACCAACCAACTATCCCTGGCGTGAGATTTACAAGCGAGGCCAGTATAAAGAACTCAGGAATGATCAGGCCAATCTAGATTTCCCGGTTGGCTTTTTATGTGGTGGTCTGAATGGTCTTGGCCGCAAAGATATTGGCAAAGGAGGGTATGAAGGCTTTGAGGACGACGACAATAGTATTTTTCAGTACGCCTTCCATGAAGGAGATCATGGTGCTGCCCTCCACAGAAACAATCTGGTTAGCTTCTTGGATTTTATTATCAATGGAAAAGATGCATCTAAACCTGCCAATCTTGCTGAAGAAAAAGAAAAGTTCAGCCTTCTAACCAGGGTTGCCCCATGGATTTTCAGAGTCATTGTCCTAGTGTTGATCGGCTTGTTCGCCGTTTCTATAATTACGCAGTCCGTGCTGCTATTTTGTGTTTTAGTCGGTGCCTTAGTCTTTATCGGAATAATTTTCAAAGTACTATAA
- a CDS encoding histidine kinase N-terminal 7TM domain-containing protein, with amino-acid sequence MSEPQLLSSVSTWGHLPLTLGKLYYMYLQMTSQMGILALAATVNALVTSMAWHRRGAALARQYFALMMAAATFYAAVAALEAASVALEDKLFWSTLEYVGTGGITIFFVLFAQAYVDGRSRFTLRPLLWLSLWPLLNILLVATNPWHRWVWTEVGLADPPSNMAIYNHGPGYGFILVCLALYSLRGIQLLGRATFSGGPLHRRQARWLLAGAMAPYLGAAIYSLDLSPAGLNLTPMSFGATGLLCFWGLFRTGVFEAVPIARETLVEHMSDGVIVVDLEHQIVDINPQGRSLTGLQSSVVGRSLHRALANLPQLLHHYNQGTETPLCLWINPQTAGSRKASPQRVDPGRPIHITVRISPLRDYRGEAQGRLLMLHDTTQQYLSELELRQANTRLSHQLQVIERLQAKLKTQASRDQLTGLFNRHHLNETLPQVLQQAHQESYSVALVMLDIDHFKQVNDTFGHRAGDLLIQSFSQILRAQVDGDSSPYRLGGEEFLLILPRQTLATGLQQGDRIRRAFAAAAVPWEGTDIRTTVSGGVASFPDHGIHPDDLLHTVDLALYAAKRSGRDRIVCFNAPVHRLDPV; translated from the coding sequence ATGAGTGAACCCCAGCTTCTAAGTTCAGTGAGCACCTGGGGACATCTACCGTTGACGCTGGGCAAGCTTTACTACATGTACCTTCAGATGACATCCCAGATGGGTATCCTGGCCCTGGCGGCAACTGTCAACGCCCTCGTGACCAGTATGGCCTGGCACCGGCGAGGGGCCGCCCTGGCCCGACAGTACTTTGCGCTGATGATGGCGGCAGCGACGTTCTACGCCGCTGTAGCCGCCCTGGAGGCGGCATCGGTCGCCCTGGAAGACAAGCTATTCTGGTCCACGCTGGAGTACGTCGGCACCGGCGGTATCACTATTTTCTTTGTGCTGTTTGCCCAAGCCTACGTCGATGGGCGATCGCGGTTTACCCTGCGCCCGCTACTCTGGCTGAGCCTCTGGCCCTTGCTCAACATTCTTTTGGTAGCCACCAATCCCTGGCATCGGTGGGTCTGGACCGAGGTGGGGCTGGCTGACCCGCCGAGCAACATGGCTATCTACAACCACGGTCCTGGCTACGGGTTTATTCTGGTCTGCCTGGCGCTCTATAGCCTACGGGGGATTCAGCTGCTGGGCCGGGCGACCTTCAGCGGCGGACCGCTGCACCGACGGCAGGCGCGATGGCTCCTGGCGGGCGCAATGGCCCCCTACCTGGGCGCTGCGATCTACTCCCTGGATCTGTCCCCAGCAGGCCTTAACCTGACCCCAATGTCGTTTGGGGCCACAGGACTGCTGTGCTTCTGGGGGCTGTTTCGCACAGGGGTCTTCGAGGCGGTTCCCATTGCCCGCGAAACGCTGGTGGAACACATGAGCGACGGTGTCATTGTGGTAGACCTGGAGCACCAAATTGTCGATATCAATCCCCAGGGGCGATCGCTGACTGGGCTCCAGAGCAGTGTGGTAGGGCGATCGCTCCACAGGGCCCTGGCCAACCTACCGCAGCTCTTGCACCACTACAACCAGGGCACCGAAACACCCCTGTGCCTCTGGATTAATCCTCAAACCGCTGGCTCCCGCAAGGCCAGCCCCCAACGGGTAGACCCTGGCCGTCCAATCCACATTACAGTGCGCATATCGCCTTTGAGAGACTACCGAGGTGAGGCTCAGGGCCGTCTGCTGATGTTGCACGACACAACTCAGCAGTATCTGTCGGAGCTAGAACTGCGTCAGGCCAATACCCGCCTCAGCCACCAGCTACAGGTGATTGAACGTCTCCAGGCTAAGCTCAAAACCCAGGCCAGTCGAGACCAACTCACCGGGCTCTTCAACCGTCACCACCTCAATGAAACCCTGCCCCAGGTTCTCCAGCAGGCCCACCAGGAAAGCTATTCTGTAGCTCTTGTCATGCTCGACATCGACCATTTCAAACAGGTTAACGACACGTTTGGGCACCGGGCTGGCGACCTGCTCATTCAGTCCTTCAGCCAGATTCTGCGGGCTCAGGTAGACGGAGACAGTAGCCCCTACCGGCTGGGCGGGGAAGAATTTTTGCTGATTTTGCCTCGCCAAACCCTAGCGACTGGGCTACAGCAGGGCGATCGCATTCGTCGTGCCTTTGCGGCCGCCGCGGTACCCTGGGAAGGCACAGACATTCGCACGACGGTCTCTGGCGGCGTCGCCAGTTTTCCCGACCACGGTATCCACCCAGACGACTTGCTCCACACCGTCGATTTAGCCCTGTACGCGGCGAAAAGATCGGGTCGCGATCGGATTGTCTGCTTCAATGCCCCTGTCCACCGGCTCGATCCGGTCTAG